In one window of Bacillota bacterium DNA:
- a CDS encoding AI-2E family transporter, translating into MLNSRPFRLAVWVLLLLLIALVGSRVPFLFRPLGMVMSAVFVPVVLSGLLYYWLSPVVKYLCRLRLPQSLAIVIVYGVILGALGVLIATTGTPLERQLTSMVNNAPRLMEILRLRLLALEENEWIVRLFGPEALALDGLADQVTALVSSLLATLGQNITHLIGMTTTVLTLLFLVPFILFYMLLDGEKLAPALVDYLLPARLHVEGKKILREMDRALSQYIQGQAVICIVVGILAFVGFLVIGMEYALLLAVVVAITNVVPYVGPIVGTIPVLIVGLVQSPSMAWLGLIVMLVVQQLESLVLSPRIMSKKLGSHPVVILFVMLIAGSLFGFWGIFLAVPTFAVLKVTIAHLYSLFLLYLHP; encoded by the coding sequence ATGCTTAATTCACGGCCTTTTCGCCTCGCGGTCTGGGTATTGCTACTGCTCCTTATTGCTCTCGTGGGTAGCAGGGTGCCCTTTCTTTTCCGTCCGCTTGGTATGGTGATGAGTGCTGTGTTTGTCCCCGTGGTCTTGTCCGGGCTACTTTACTACTGGCTGAGTCCGGTAGTAAAGTACTTGTGCAGGCTACGTCTGCCGCAGAGCCTCGCCATCGTCATTGTCTATGGAGTAATTCTTGGTGCCCTTGGCGTTCTCATAGCCACCACAGGCACACCCTTAGAGCGGCAGTTAACGAGCATGGTGAACAACGCACCTCGACTCATGGAGATCTTGCGGTTAAGGCTCTTGGCGCTAGAAGAAAACGAATGGATAGTGCGCCTCTTTGGTCCGGAGGCACTAGCCTTAGACGGTCTGGCCGACCAAGTTACGGCCTTAGTTAGCTCGCTACTGGCCACCCTCGGCCAGAACATTACCCACTTAATCGGCATGACCACCACTGTGTTAACCTTGCTTTTTCTCGTGCCGTTTATTCTCTTCTACATGCTCCTCGATGGTGAGAAATTAGCGCCGGCGCTTGTCGACTACCTCCTACCCGCCCGCCTACATGTGGAAGGTAAAAAGATTCTGCGCGAGATGGACCGAGCACTCAGTCAGTACATACAAGGGCAGGCCGTAATCTGCATCGTAGTAGGAATACTCGCCTTTGTCGGCTTCTTAGTGATTGGCATGGAGTATGCGCTCCTGTTGGCTGTTGTAGTAGCCATAACCAACGTCGTCCCTTATGTGGGGCCAATCGTGGGTACAATTCCGGTCTTGATCGTGGGTCTAGTCCAGTCCCCGAGCATGGCGTGGCTAGGGCTAATCGTGATGCTAGTCGTGCAACAGCTCGAAAGTCTCGTTCTCTCACCGCGCATCATGAGCAAGAAACTGGGCAGTCATCCTGTGGTAATCCTTTTCGTCATGCTAATCGCAGGGAGCTTGTTTGGTTTTTGGGGCATTTTTCTCGCCGTCCCGACGTTCGCCGTGCTAAAGGTGACGATCGCACATCTGTATAGTCTTTTCCTACTCTACTTGCATCCCTAA
- a CDS encoding ABC transporter ATP-binding protein, with protein sequence MLHFQQISKSYQKGKVKAVDALTLEVKRGEIFGFLGPNGAGKTTSIKMVVGLLRQDQGHITVNGYDTLVDPQKTKASIGFVPDNPDLYDKLTGMEYINFIADIYKVSSATRQRRLERLIDIFEIAGAMGDLIGSFSHGMKQKLALTAALIHEPPLLILDEPMVGLDPRSAHLFKELMNEHCSQGRTVFFSTHILDVAERLCHRVGIIKKGQLISCGTMAELRQTSDQNSSLESIFLELTKQ encoded by the coding sequence GTGTTACATTTTCAGCAAATTTCTAAGTCCTACCAAAAGGGAAAGGTCAAGGCAGTGGATGCACTGACCCTCGAAGTGAAGAGAGGGGAGATTTTCGGCTTTCTCGGTCCTAATGGCGCGGGCAAGACGACGTCTATCAAGATGGTAGTGGGGCTACTGCGCCAGGACCAAGGCCATATTACCGTTAACGGGTATGATACCTTAGTCGACCCACAGAAGACTAAGGCGAGCATCGGCTTTGTTCCGGACAACCCAGATCTCTATGATAAACTCACTGGCATGGAATACATCAACTTTATCGCGGATATCTACAAGGTAAGTAGCGCCACGAGGCAAAGGCGCCTCGAGCGCTTAATTGACATTTTCGAGATAGCGGGTGCCATGGGCGACCTAATCGGCAGCTTTTCACATGGCATGAAGCAAAAATTGGCCTTGACGGCGGCCCTCATTCATGAGCCCCCGCTCTTGATTCTCGACGAGCCTATGGTCGGGCTAGACCCACGCTCCGCCCATCTCTTTAAAGAACTCATGAACGAACACTGTAGCCAGGGAAGGACCGTCTTTTTCTCGACCCATATTCTAGATGTAGCCGAGCGTTTGTGTCACCGCGTGGGTATCATTAAGAAAGGGCAGCTCATTTCTTGTGGCACGATGGCGGAGCTTCGTCAAACTTCTGACCAAAATTCTTCGCTGGAAAGTATCTTCTTGGAGTTGACCAAGCAATGA
- a CDS encoding DUF1003 domain-containing protein, giving the protein MGPHNPKEVRKMSDSELVKKIMSDIDNDRSDKEVLRLLLEQRVANDTTGQEEATVGQRASDRITNFIGSWFFVGLFAGFLLSWITWNVMRGDAAYDPYPFILLNLALSCLAAIQAPLIMMSQNRQEKQDRRRAENDYIVNLKTEIITDEIYKKLETLLLQQGRLKSVNYRTITRRKRLVKE; this is encoded by the coding sequence ATGGGCCCGCATAACCCAAAGGAGGTACGCAAAATGAGCGATAGCGAGCTAGTAAAGAAAATCATGAGCGACATTGACAACGACCGCTCCGATAAGGAAGTTTTGCGCCTGCTGCTAGAACAACGCGTTGCCAACGATACTACCGGCCAGGAGGAGGCTACTGTAGGCCAGCGCGCCTCCGATCGCATTACTAATTTTATAGGCAGTTGGTTCTTTGTCGGTCTCTTTGCTGGTTTCTTGCTTAGCTGGATAACATGGAATGTAATGAGGGGAGATGCAGCCTATGATCCCTACCCCTTTATTTTGCTCAATCTAGCGCTTTCTTGTCTAGCCGCTATTCAGGCGCCGCTTATTATGATGAGTCAAAACAGGCAAGAGAAGCAAGATAGACGTCGTGCTGAGAATGACTATATTGTGAACCTTAAGACTGAGATCATAACGGATGAAATCTACAAGAAATTAGAGACCCTGCTGCTACAACAAGGGCGGCTCAAGTCTGTTAACTACAGGACGATAACTAGAAGAAAGCGCCTTGTTAAGGAGTGA
- a CDS encoding guanylate kinase: protein MSQAILFVVTGPSGSGKGTIMRAIVATYKDLVKMATYTTRMPRPNEECGFDYNFVTPEVFRAKIEQGEIAEYEQVYHDHYYGSPQFDTNTGPDRLMELDYNGMFKYKKTTNRLVSIFIAPPSLEVIAERITRRSREANLERRLGNAYEQLGQAANYDYIIINDSVEVACAEAIAIVRAERVKRDHSLRSSLIRTMCQEKCAPEH, encoded by the coding sequence ATGTCACAGGCTATCTTATTTGTAGTAACAGGTCCTTCGGGGTCAGGCAAGGGTACCATCATGCGGGCCATCGTCGCGACGTATAAAGACTTGGTTAAAATGGCTACTTACACGACCCGCATGCCTCGCCCTAACGAGGAGTGCGGTTTTGACTACAATTTCGTCACCCCAGAAGTGTTTCGAGCCAAGATAGAGCAAGGCGAAATTGCTGAGTATGAGCAGGTCTACCACGACCACTACTATGGCTCGCCGCAGTTTGACACCAATACTGGTCCTGACAGGCTGATGGAGTTAGACTACAATGGTATGTTTAAGTATAAGAAAACGACAAACCGCCTCGTCAGCATATTTATCGCTCCCCCTTCTCTAGAAGTCATCGCCGAGCGCATTACGCGCCGGAGCAGGGAAGCTAACCTAGAAAGACGCCTAGGTAACGCCTATGAACAGCTAGGGCAGGCGGCAAATTACGATTACATCATCATCAACGATTCTGTGGAAGTGGCCTGTGCCGAAGCCATAGCCATAGTGCGCGCCGAGCGGGTCAAGCGCGACCACTCGCTACGTTCGAGTCTTATCAGGACCATGTGTCAAGAAAAATGTGCGCCAGAGCATTAA
- the addA gene encoding helicase-exonuclease AddAB subunit AddA, which produces MMIKMWTSEQREAIEKRGSNLLVAAGAGAGKTAVLVERILARLTDAKDPIDIDNFLVVTFTNAAANEMRARIGEALARLAVQNPTLPNLRRQQLLLNKASISTLHSFCLDILRQHFYRLELNPAFKIADEIEGALIRADVVEKVFEGHYDTLSESFALLVEGFGGKHDDAGLSKLVLGLAEYSRSQADPSQWLEGLTKNYECGDDGESYTRHAWYAELRHAIADRLQAAISSLSMAQTLAALPDGPFAYSDTLAAEKSSLQSIQSELPSLTWDELRSRVAQVEFCRLPAARGGAKEHKDRAVLFRDRCKKIVKKDLIEGLLAQSADEVRHSLKVTRAMVEEICQLVAEFQAEYQKAKRAKNLVDFSDLEHMALAILSAEGSPVQADLQVRFKEILVDEYQDINGVQEKILSLVSSGTNLVMVGDVKQSIYRFRLAEPRLFLEKYAAYTDDSPLGQRIHLASNFRSRPHIISAVNYIFGQLMSPTIGEIAYDHSAALIPAASYPPLLEDPAVELLLLDTSASDPTEDEDEDDLDTPTKEARAIGKKIAAMVQGGKCQVWDKAAGQMRPLIFRDVVVLLRATKGYGEVFAEVFRQMSLPAYVEVGTGYFATTEIAVMLSLLKVVDNPEQDIPLAAVLRSPCVGLSGSELAAIRLAEPQRTFATAVQKASQGGDALGEKLSRFLAQLAVWRKLAVRGSLPELIWRLYRDTGYFNYVGALQSGTQRQANLRALYDRACQYEATSFKGLFRFLHFIERLQEEEKDMGQAPALSESEDVVRVMSIHKSKGLEFPVVIVAGLGRKFNMTDFAGPMLIQRDLGLGLRAVDLDTRCKYPTGVYHALKHRLQNELLSEEMRILYVALTRAKERLILAGSVAKLADKLATWQGQVDAAQLPVWQVAEGRTFLDWLGPACIRQSSSNIRFSIIGKEAVSTSATSSYDYREELLAVKEGLPLPDQGHGEQVLRRLAWVYEHAASTTTPVKSSVSELKRRLAPPDDLAMTPLKAPRPLTRQRGARLSQAEIGSALHMFMQHVDLGQRVTRENLEQQLDSMLEKKLLTVVEAESVDLERVLGFFGSNLGERLLAAEQVWREVPFGLRCDASKIHPGVEGEYIYIQGVIDCLFMSGGQLVLVDFKSDRVSEETKSLIVDKYRGQVAIYAQAIEAILGQKVAEQYLYFFALGAAISLGT; this is translated from the coding sequence GTGATGATAAAGATGTGGACTAGCGAGCAGAGAGAAGCTATTGAGAAGCGCGGCAGTAATCTCTTAGTGGCGGCAGGAGCGGGCGCCGGTAAGACGGCGGTGCTAGTGGAGCGCATTCTAGCGCGTTTGACCGACGCGAAAGACCCTATCGACATCGATAATTTCCTGGTAGTGACCTTTACTAATGCTGCGGCTAACGAAATGAGGGCGCGCATTGGCGAGGCACTAGCCCGCCTGGCGGTACAAAATCCTACTCTGCCTAATTTGCGGCGGCAGCAGCTCCTCTTAAATAAAGCCTCCATCAGCACTCTACACTCTTTTTGCTTGGATATTTTGCGGCAGCACTTTTACCGCCTAGAGCTTAACCCGGCCTTCAAGATTGCCGACGAGATTGAAGGGGCTTTGATCAGGGCGGACGTAGTCGAGAAGGTGTTTGAGGGGCATTACGATACGCTGAGCGAGAGCTTTGCTCTGCTAGTCGAAGGCTTCGGCGGCAAACATGACGACGCTGGGCTTAGTAAGCTAGTGCTTGGTTTGGCAGAATATAGTCGTAGCCAGGCCGATCCTTCGCAATGGCTCGAGGGCTTGACCAAGAACTATGAGTGCGGTGATGATGGCGAGAGTTACACGCGGCATGCCTGGTACGCCGAGCTAAGGCACGCCATCGCTGACCGCCTGCAGGCTGCGATCAGTAGCCTCAGTATGGCACAGACCCTAGCCGCCCTGCCCGATGGGCCGTTCGCGTACAGTGATACTCTGGCTGCCGAAAAGAGCAGTCTGCAGAGCATTCAGAGTGAGCTGCCTAGCCTAACTTGGGACGAGTTGCGCAGTAGAGTAGCGCAAGTGGAGTTCTGTCGGCTCCCAGCGGCGCGGGGGGGCGCGAAAGAACACAAGGATCGTGCCGTACTCTTTCGCGACCGGTGTAAAAAGATTGTCAAGAAGGATCTTATCGAGGGACTACTGGCGCAAAGTGCGGACGAAGTGCGACACAGCCTAAAAGTAACTAGGGCCATGGTGGAAGAGATTTGTCAGCTCGTCGCCGAGTTTCAAGCCGAGTACCAAAAAGCCAAGCGAGCCAAGAACCTGGTTGATTTTAGCGACCTCGAACACATGGCACTGGCTATTTTGTCGGCAGAGGGTAGCCCTGTGCAAGCTGATTTGCAAGTGCGCTTTAAGGAAATTTTAGTAGATGAGTATCAAGACATAAATGGCGTGCAAGAAAAGATACTTTCACTCGTAAGTTCGGGGACCAACTTGGTGATGGTGGGGGATGTAAAGCAAAGCATTTACCGGTTCCGCCTCGCCGAACCGCGCCTTTTCCTCGAAAAATATGCGGCGTATACCGATGATTCGCCGCTCGGGCAGAGAATTCACCTAGCCAGCAATTTTCGCAGTCGCCCCCACATCATCTCGGCTGTCAACTATATTTTCGGCCAGCTGATGTCCCCGACCATCGGTGAAATTGCTTATGACCACTCTGCGGCCCTCATTCCCGCGGCGTCTTACCCCCCTCTCCTTGAAGACCCGGCCGTAGAATTACTGCTACTAGATACGAGTGCTAGCGACCCCACGGAAGATGAAGATGAGGATGATCTCGATACACCTACCAAGGAAGCGCGCGCCATAGGCAAGAAAATCGCCGCGATGGTGCAGGGCGGTAAGTGCCAGGTTTGGGACAAGGCCGCGGGCCAGATGCGCCCACTTATCTTTCGCGATGTAGTGGTGCTCCTTAGAGCGACCAAGGGTTATGGCGAGGTGTTCGCAGAAGTATTTCGTCAGATGTCGCTGCCCGCCTACGTAGAGGTGGGCACCGGGTATTTCGCCACGACCGAAATCGCCGTGATGTTAAGTCTGCTCAAGGTTGTCGACAACCCCGAGCAGGACATTCCGCTCGCGGCGGTACTACGTTCGCCCTGTGTAGGGCTTTCGGGCAGCGAGTTGGCCGCTATTCGCCTGGCGGAACCCCAAAGAACTTTTGCCACCGCGGTGCAAAAGGCCAGTCAAGGTGGCGATGCCCTGGGAGAAAAACTATCTCGCTTCCTGGCTCAATTGGCCGTCTGGCGTAAGTTGGCCGTGCGTGGTAGTCTGCCTGAGCTCATATGGCGGCTCTACCGCGACACTGGCTACTTTAACTACGTCGGAGCCCTGCAGAGCGGCACACAGCGTCAAGCGAATCTGCGGGCGCTCTATGATCGTGCCTGTCAGTATGAGGCTACGTCTTTTAAGGGGCTTTTTAGATTCTTGCATTTCATAGAGCGGCTGCAGGAAGAAGAGAAAGACATGGGGCAGGCGCCTGCCCTTAGCGAGAGCGAAGATGTGGTGCGCGTTATGAGCATACACAAAAGCAAGGGTCTCGAGTTCCCGGTGGTGATAGTGGCTGGTCTCGGGCGCAAATTTAACATGACGGACTTTGCTGGCCCCATGCTCATTCAGCGCGACCTAGGTCTCGGCCTACGTGCTGTCGATCTAGATACGCGCTGCAAGTACCCCACAGGGGTCTATCACGCCTTGAAGCACCGCCTACAGAACGAATTGCTGTCAGAAGAGATGCGTATTCTCTACGTGGCCCTTACGCGAGCGAAAGAAAGGCTCATTTTGGCGGGGTCAGTGGCCAAACTAGCAGACAAACTGGCCACCTGGCAGGGCCAGGTAGATGCCGCACAATTACCCGTGTGGCAAGTCGCCGAGGGGCGCACTTTTCTCGATTGGCTTGGTCCGGCTTGCATACGACAATCGAGCAGCAACATTCGCTTCAGTATTATCGGAAAAGAGGCAGTGTCTACTAGCGCTACGTCTTCCTACGACTACAGGGAGGAACTTTTGGCGGTGAAAGAGGGGCTACCGTTACCCGACCAAGGCCATGGCGAACAAGTTCTCCGCCGCTTAGCCTGGGTCTACGAGCATGCTGCTAGTACCACCACCCCGGTAAAAAGCTCTGTCTCGGAACTAAAACGCCGGCTCGCCCCGCCAGATGACTTAGCAATGACCCCCCTTAAAGCACCGAGGCCTCTAACTAGGCAGCGCGGTGCCCGACTAAGCCAGGCCGAGATTGGCTCGGCACTACATATGTTTATGCAGCATGTCGATTTGGGGCAAAGAGTAACGAGGGAGAACTTAGAGCAACAACTGGACTCCATGCTGGAAAAGAAGCTGTTGACAGTAGTCGAGGCAGAGAGCGTCGACTTAGAGCGAGTCCTAGGGTTTTTTGGCAGCAACTTAGGCGAGCGCTTGCTGGCCGCAGAACAGGTCTGGCGAGAAGTTCCGTTTGGGCTGCGTTGTGACGCCAGCAAAATACACCCCGGTGTAGAAGGTGAATACATCTACATTCAGGGTGTTATCGATTGTCTGTTTATGAGCGGGGGCCAACTAGTACTCGTTGATTTTAAGTCGGACCGGGTAAGTGAAGAGACCAAGAGCCTTATCGTCGATAAGTACCGGGGGCAAGTCGCCATCTACGCGCAGGCCATTGAAGCCATCCTCGGGCAGAAGGTCGCAGAACAGTATCTCTACTTCTTTGCGCTAGGTGCCGCCATTAGCCTTGGCACTTAG
- a CDS encoding tyrosine--tRNA ligase — protein sequence MVNALDVLRERGFVKQITHDEPLRNLLGREVVTAYVGLDPTADSLHIGHTVPIMAAAHLQRAGHRPVVILGGGTAMIGDPSGKTDLRQMLTEAQIEANVRGIRTQLDRFLDFTDDKALCLNNMAWLRDLNYIAFLREVGVHFSVNRMLTAECYKGRLDTGLSFIEFNYMLLQSYDYLHLYRNLGCKLQMGGDDQWSNILGGADLVRRVERDEVYGITYPLVTTASGKKMGKTEEGAIWLNATRTSPYDFYQYWRNTHDADVAKFLAFFTFLPMDEVRRLSALQGRDINLAKKILAFEATSIVHGAQLAKEAEQAAEALFEGGQDLSTIPMATIAKEWLERGGSVVELLVQTGIVPSKSEGRRLIQGGGLQVNQKRVDKDDLVINMTFVREGRIEVRRGKKQFVHVKPV from the coding sequence ATGGTTAACGCACTTGACGTGCTGCGCGAACGCGGCTTTGTCAAACAAATCACGCACGACGAGCCGCTAAGAAATTTACTCGGCCGCGAGGTCGTGACCGCCTATGTTGGCCTAGACCCGACAGCAGACAGCTTGCACATAGGGCACACTGTTCCCATTATGGCTGCCGCCCATTTGCAGCGTGCCGGACACCGACCAGTAGTTATACTGGGTGGGGGCACGGCCATGATTGGCGACCCAAGCGGCAAGACTGACCTGCGCCAGATGTTGACTGAGGCGCAAATTGAGGCTAATGTACGTGGCATACGCACACAGCTTGACCGCTTCCTAGACTTTACGGATGATAAGGCTCTTTGCTTAAACAATATGGCTTGGCTGCGAGACCTTAACTATATTGCTTTCTTGCGCGAAGTAGGAGTGCACTTCTCGGTCAACCGCATGCTAACGGCCGAGTGCTACAAAGGACGCCTCGATACCGGACTCTCTTTTATTGAATTTAACTACATGTTGCTGCAATCCTATGACTACCTCCACCTCTACCGAAACTTAGGCTGCAAACTCCAGATGGGCGGAGATGACCAGTGGTCTAATATTCTCGGCGGAGCAGACCTGGTTAGACGTGTAGAGCGTGACGAAGTCTACGGCATTACCTACCCCCTAGTGACGACCGCGAGCGGCAAGAAGATGGGTAAGACTGAAGAAGGCGCTATATGGCTCAATGCTACGCGCACTAGCCCCTATGATTTCTACCAGTACTGGCGTAACACCCACGATGCGGATGTGGCTAAGTTCTTGGCCTTCTTTACTTTTTTACCTATGGATGAAGTGCGTCGCCTAAGCGCTCTACAGGGACGCGACATCAACTTAGCAAAAAAAATACTGGCCTTTGAAGCTACCAGCATTGTACATGGCGCACAACTAGCCAAAGAGGCAGAACAAGCCGCCGAGGCCCTGTTCGAAGGCGGGCAGGACTTGTCGACCATACCTATGGCCACCATCGCTAAAGAGTGGCTCGAGAGGGGCGGCAGCGTGGTTGAGCTACTAGTGCAGACCGGTATTGTGCCTAGCAAAAGCGAAGGACGCCGCCTTATTCAAGGTGGCGGCCTACAAGTAAATCAAAAGCGCGTGGATAAAGATGACCTCGTGATTAATATGACCTTTGTGCGTGAGGGACGGATTGAGGTTCGCCGTGGCAAGAAACAATTTGTACATGTAAAGCCAGTATAG
- a CDS encoding HD-GYP domain-containing protein, with amino-acid sequence MRRIDLPHLTPGMVIGRSLYNSLGQTLLKAGTILSANYIRRLELLGIPCVYIHEPHLKLPDIRDVISDETRVTAMVRVRDILLDTNTATIALRADGALRCVQDIVQELLRNSHAVVNLTDIRLDDDYLFAHSVNVCVLALLTGIALGYPKPKLQELGLGALFHDVGKVMVPKPILNKPGHLSPEEYAIVKRHADHGFAILKDMPAIKDIAYQHHERVDGTGYPLSLKGGSIFETSQIVAMADVFDALTAHRQYRTGFPAHEAYEYLSASGNKAFDMKLLQVFLKNIAAYPSGVMVELNDGAKAIVLDTPPGAPQQPRVRLLDSRSELMLRDSDLFIVRVVPNG; translated from the coding sequence ATGCGCCGCATAGACTTGCCCCACCTAACTCCTGGCATGGTCATCGGACGAAGCCTGTACAATAGCTTGGGGCAGACCCTCCTTAAGGCTGGCACGATACTCAGTGCTAACTACATTCGTCGCTTAGAGCTACTAGGCATTCCCTGCGTCTACATACACGAGCCCCACTTAAAGCTGCCCGACATTAGGGACGTTATCTCAGACGAAACGCGCGTCACGGCCATGGTGCGCGTGCGCGACATACTGCTAGACACAAATACCGCTACCATCGCGCTGCGCGCCGATGGGGCTTTACGCTGCGTACAAGACATTGTCCAAGAACTGCTCCGAAACAGTCATGCCGTAGTCAACCTAACGGACATCAGGCTTGACGACGACTACCTCTTCGCCCACTCTGTGAATGTATGTGTCTTGGCCTTACTCACGGGCATTGCCTTGGGTTACCCCAAGCCTAAACTACAGGAATTAGGCCTAGGCGCACTCTTTCATGATGTGGGTAAAGTGATGGTACCGAAACCAATCCTCAACAAACCTGGCCACCTGAGCCCCGAGGAGTACGCAATAGTCAAGCGCCATGCCGACCATGGCTTTGCGATACTGAAGGACATGCCCGCCATTAAAGATATTGCCTACCAGCACCATGAGCGCGTGGACGGCACGGGCTACCCCCTCTCGCTCAAGGGTGGTAGCATCTTCGAAACTAGTCAGATCGTAGCCATGGCCGATGTATTTGATGCCCTGACGGCGCATCGCCAGTATCGCACAGGATTTCCGGCGCATGAGGCCTATGAGTACCTCTCTGCCAGTGGCAACAAGGCCTTTGATATGAAATTGCTCCAAGTATTCTTAAAGAATATCGCCGCCTACCCGAGCGGTGTAATGGTTGAACTAAACGACGGTGCCAAAGCCATTGTGCTCGACACCCCTCCCGGCGCACCCCAACAGCCTCGCGTGCGCTTGCTCGATTCTCGGTCCGAGCTTATGCTCCGCGACTCGGACTTATTTATCGTCCGAGTGGTCCCTAACGGCTAG
- a CDS encoding RluA family pseudouridine synthase: MTTEHVFTHTVHPEDDHKKISQVLALRLGMSRKTLLRLRRSGEVRQNGVLVYMRETVRAGDQLILVLREEREQSLLPQSMPLDIAYEDEHLVVVNKPAFMVVHPTKGYLDGTLANALLAYYQGRGQEFIIRPVHRLDRDTSGLLLIAKNPHVQARLTEQHHTGEWQKSYLAVVSGVLPEAKGRISAPIKRVGNGSRARVISPLGQDALTLWERLSVGTDTTLVKATLVTGRTHQIRVHFAHLGHPLVGDEVYGTASPFIARQALHAAWLSFRHPERGEQISLFAPPPADFAALLTP, encoded by the coding sequence GTGACGACAGAGCATGTCTTCACCCACACCGTGCATCCAGAAGACGACCATAAGAAGATTAGTCAGGTGCTTGCCTTGCGCCTCGGCATGTCGCGAAAGACGCTTCTACGACTGAGACGCAGCGGCGAAGTACGGCAAAATGGCGTGCTCGTGTACATGCGCGAGACAGTTCGCGCAGGAGACCAACTGATTTTGGTGCTTCGCGAGGAAAGAGAGCAGTCGCTTCTGCCCCAAAGCATGCCGCTTGACATTGCCTACGAAGACGAACACCTCGTGGTAGTCAACAAACCGGCCTTTATGGTTGTTCATCCCACTAAAGGCTACCTGGATGGCACTCTGGCCAATGCCCTGCTAGCTTACTATCAGGGGCGCGGGCAGGAGTTTATCATCCGCCCTGTGCATCGCCTCGACCGGGACACCTCAGGGCTACTGCTCATCGCCAAAAATCCCCATGTGCAAGCCCGACTTACCGAGCAACACCATACCGGGGAGTGGCAAAAGAGCTACTTGGCCGTGGTGAGCGGAGTGCTGCCAGAAGCAAAGGGCCGCATCAGTGCCCCCATTAAGCGAGTGGGCAATGGCAGCCGCGCGCGGGTCATCTCCCCTCTGGGGCAAGACGCCCTCACTTTGTGGGAGAGGTTGTCGGTGGGTACCGATACTACCCTAGTAAAGGCCACGCTAGTCACAGGTCGCACGCATCAAATAAGAGTGCACTTTGCCCACCTCGGGCATCCCCTAGTGGGCGACGAAGTCTACGGCACAGCTTCTCCGTTTATCGCGAGGCAGGCCCTACACGCCGCTTGGCTGTCCTTTAGGCACCCAGAGAGAGGCGAGCAAATCTCGCTCTTCGCCCCGCCACCTGCGGATTTTGCGGCGCTGCTCACTCCTTAA
- a CDS encoding GNAT family N-acetyltransferase, with the protein MIRKGTKADIPAIQAVARVAWEYTYKDIMRPETRSHFLDQFYSYEALAKALELKPGGLWVATVGLQVVGFVQVVPMIDKSGLEVTRLYVLPECQRQGVGKMLLSTVMVAYPETKWWALVERDDHMAVAFYAKHLFSRRRDLVLNIMGEDLAFVEFFRQG; encoded by the coding sequence TTGATTCGTAAAGGGACTAAGGCCGATATACCGGCCATTCAAGCCGTGGCGCGCGTAGCATGGGAGTACACCTACAAGGATATCATGCGACCAGAGACGCGCAGCCATTTTCTCGACCAGTTTTACAGTTATGAGGCTCTCGCGAAAGCCCTGGAGTTAAAGCCCGGCGGCCTATGGGTGGCCACTGTCGGTCTGCAAGTGGTGGGCTTTGTTCAGGTTGTGCCGATGATAGATAAGAGTGGGCTAGAAGTGACGCGCCTCTATGTTCTGCCGGAGTGTCAGCGGCAGGGTGTGGGTAAAATGCTCTTATCTACGGTCATGGTGGCTTACCCCGAGACAAAATGGTGGGCACTTGTCGAAAGAGACGACCACATGGCCGTCGCTTTCTATGCTAAGCATTTATTTTCTCGGCGGCGCGACTTGGTGCTAAACATTATGGGTGAAGATCTCGCCTTCGTAGAGTTTTTCCGGCAGGGCTAG